One stretch of Novosphingobium pentaromativorans US6-1 DNA includes these proteins:
- the phoB gene encoding phosphate regulon transcriptional regulator PhoB, protein MNPNVLVVEDDRALCELLTWNLSAEGYEVRSTGDGEEALLLVQEQAPDAIVLDWMIENVPGIEVCRQLRKDKETAQIPILMLTARGEEEDMIRGLKTGADDYVTKPFSPRELLARIEALLRRSRPSLAGSVLQWGDIELDATSHRVRRGGEPLHLGPTEFRLLRYFMERPNRVVSRQQILDGVWGMDSDIDERTVDVHIRRLRKAINRPGETDPIRTVRAAGYAMDVN, encoded by the coding sequence ACCGCGCGCTGTGCGAACTGCTGACCTGGAACCTCAGCGCCGAAGGCTATGAGGTGCGCAGCACCGGCGACGGCGAGGAAGCGCTCCTGCTGGTGCAGGAACAGGCGCCCGATGCCATCGTGCTCGACTGGATGATCGAGAACGTGCCGGGCATCGAAGTCTGCCGCCAGTTGCGCAAGGACAAGGAAACTGCGCAGATCCCCATCCTCATGCTGACCGCGCGCGGCGAGGAAGAGGACATGATCCGCGGCCTCAAGACCGGTGCCGACGACTATGTCACCAAGCCGTTCAGCCCGCGCGAACTGCTGGCCCGGATCGAGGCGCTGCTGCGTCGCTCGCGGCCTTCGCTGGCCGGTAGCGTGCTGCAGTGGGGCGACATCGAACTCGATGCCACCTCCCACCGCGTCCGCCGCGGCGGTGAGCCGCTGCACCTCGGTCCCACCGAGTTCCGCTTGCTGCGCTACTTCATGGAGCGGCCCAACCGCGTCGTTTCGCGCCAGCAGATCCTCGACGGCGTCTGGGGCATGGATTCCGACATCGACGAACGCACGGTCGACGTTCACATCCGCCGCCTGCGCAAGGCGATCAACCGCCCCGGCGAGACCGACCCGATCCGCACCGTCCGCGCGGCGGGCTATGCGATGGACGTCAACTGA
- a CDS encoding glycosyltransferase family 4 protein → MRLTLATDAWLPQVNGVVRSLAATLDELQRRGHEVDRVTPEHFLTLPMPGYASIRLAMAPRFGVRRMLDRTRPDIVHIATEGPIGWAARGWCLSRGVPFTSAFHTRFPEYAAVRTGISAERFWPIMQRFHAPSRAVLVSTCSFARELASRGISHTRRWSRGIDQQLFTPQGARHPAMRALPGPVLLNVGRVAPEKNLEAFLDADVTGSKVVVGDGPALESLRRRYPHVHFLGALSGEELASAYRAADCFVFPSLTDTFGLVVIEALACGTPVAAFPVTGPVDILGRDGCGVEARLPRPAGAVDDSLACAIARALTVSREDAALLGELYSWERATDQFLSAISTAADDAERDLLSAA, encoded by the coding sequence GTGAGGCTGACGCTCGCGACCGACGCCTGGCTTCCGCAAGTCAACGGCGTCGTCCGCTCGCTCGCGGCGACGCTCGACGAGCTGCAGCGCCGGGGGCACGAAGTCGACCGGGTCACGCCCGAACACTTCCTGACCCTGCCGATGCCCGGTTATGCCTCGATCCGGCTCGCCATGGCGCCGCGCTTCGGGGTGCGCCGGATGCTTGACCGGACCCGGCCCGACATCGTCCACATCGCGACCGAAGGCCCGATCGGCTGGGCCGCACGCGGCTGGTGCCTGTCGCGCGGGGTGCCGTTCACATCGGCGTTCCACACCCGCTTTCCCGAATATGCCGCAGTGCGCACCGGGATCAGCGCCGAGCGCTTCTGGCCGATCATGCAGCGCTTCCATGCGCCGAGCCGCGCCGTACTCGTCTCCACCTGCAGCTTCGCCCGGGAGCTGGCATCGCGCGGCATCAGCCATACGCGGCGCTGGAGCCGCGGCATCGACCAGCAGCTATTCACACCCCAGGGTGCGCGCCATCCGGCCATGCGCGCCCTGCCCGGCCCGGTCCTGCTCAACGTCGGCCGCGTCGCGCCGGAAAAGAACCTGGAAGCCTTCCTCGATGCCGATGTGACGGGCAGCAAGGTCGTGGTCGGCGACGGTCCGGCGCTCGAAAGCCTGCGCCGGCGCTATCCGCATGTTCATTTCCTCGGCGCGCTTTCAGGCGAGGAACTGGCGAGCGCCTACCGCGCCGCCGACTGCTTCGTGTTTCCCAGCCTCACCGACACTTTCGGGCTCGTGGTGATCGAGGCGCTGGCCTGCGGCACACCGGTCGCGGCCTTTCCGGTTACCGGCCCCGTCGACATTCTCGGGCGCGACGGTTGCGGCGTGGAAGCCCGTCTGCCGCGCCCGGCGGGAGCCGTCGACGATTCGCTCGCCTGCGCGATCGCCCGCGCGCTGACGGTCAGCCGCGAGGATGCAGCATTGCTGGGCGAACTCTATTCCTGGGAGCGCGCAACCGACCAGTTCCTGAGCGCCATTTCCACTGCCGCCGACGACGCCGAACGCGACTTGCTGTCGGCCGCCTGA
- a CDS encoding UDP-2,3-diacylglucosamine diphosphatase, producing the protein MRTDVDSLLERSGKIPAWLDLPDPKGFRPKRKYRTIWISDVHLGTRGCNAAMLVDFLRSVECQTLYLVGDIVDGWRLRKGWYWPDAHNEVIRRILKMAHRGTRVVFIAGNHDEMLRDYAGLTFGGVELVLEAVHETLDGRRLLVTHGDAFDGVVLYHKWLAFLGDKAYGMLLRANIAFNAVRRRLKMPYWSLSAYMKKKVKNAVQYVCSYEEAVASEAINRGFDGVVCGHIHCAEIRQFGGITYYNDGDWVESCTALAESLSGEIAIIDWVAEAGGHDQAAPVAVPAGAAAPAESTARVGA; encoded by the coding sequence ATGCGGACCGATGTCGACAGTCTTCTCGAACGTAGCGGCAAGATTCCGGCCTGGCTCGACTTGCCGGACCCGAAGGGCTTTCGGCCCAAGCGCAAGTATCGCACCATCTGGATTTCCGACGTTCACCTGGGCACGCGCGGTTGCAATGCCGCGATGCTGGTGGACTTCCTGCGTTCGGTGGAATGCCAGACGCTCTATCTGGTCGGCGACATCGTCGACGGCTGGCGGCTGCGCAAAGGCTGGTACTGGCCCGATGCCCACAATGAAGTGATCCGCCGCATCCTCAAGATGGCGCACCGGGGCACCCGCGTCGTCTTCATTGCCGGCAACCACGACGAAATGCTGCGCGACTATGCCGGTCTGACCTTCGGCGGCGTCGAACTGGTGCTGGAAGCGGTGCACGAGACGCTCGACGGGCGCCGCCTGCTGGTGACCCACGGCGATGCCTTCGACGGCGTCGTGCTCTACCACAAGTGGCTCGCCTTCCTGGGCGACAAGGCATACGGCATGCTGCTGCGCGCCAACATCGCCTTCAACGCCGTGCGCCGGCGCCTGAAGATGCCGTACTGGTCGCTTTCCGCCTACATGAAGAAGAAGGTCAAGAACGCGGTCCAGTACGTGTGCAGCTACGAGGAAGCGGTGGCGAGCGAGGCGATCAACCGCGGCTTCGACGGCGTTGTCTGCGGCCATATCCACTGCGCCGAAATCCGCCAGTTTGGCGGCATCACCTATTACAACGACGGTGACTGGGTCGAAAGCTGCACGGCGCTGGCCGAAAGCCTCTCCGGCGAAATCGCGATCATCGACTGGGTCGCGGAAGCCGGCGGCCACGACCAGGCAGCCCCTGTGGCGGTCCCTGCCGGGGCGGCTGCCCCCGCGGAAAGTACGGCCAGGGTCGGCGCGTGA
- a CDS encoding response regulator transcription factor, whose protein sequence is MRRIDILLASELTGGLAPFRHDDIEVVLHRWTDFAELPLIEGALWIFIDWVLPEMSGLELCRRLRADAITSHAHVTIVLEEDNVEDRKRALRMGADDYMVGPLTRNALLDRVLGASLSEQDSAGIRVVAQGDLTVDLAAFQARWQGKPISLMPNELRLLRYFIEHPGRVFTRTQLIAALGKQEPPVDERTVDVWIGRLRRALKGVGAGNPLRTVRSLGYVFDTL, encoded by the coding sequence ATGCGGCGCATCGACATTCTATTGGCAAGCGAACTGACCGGAGGGCTGGCGCCTTTCCGGCACGACGACATCGAGGTCGTCCTGCATCGCTGGACCGATTTTGCCGAACTGCCGCTGATCGAAGGCGCGCTCTGGATCTTCATCGACTGGGTCCTGCCCGAGATGTCGGGTCTGGAACTGTGCCGGCGGCTGCGTGCCGATGCGATCACCTCGCACGCGCATGTCACAATCGTGCTTGAGGAAGACAACGTCGAGGACCGCAAGCGCGCGCTGCGCATGGGCGCGGACGACTACATGGTCGGCCCGCTCACCCGCAATGCGCTGCTCGACCGGGTTCTGGGCGCGAGCCTGAGCGAACAGGACAGCGCCGGGATCCGGGTGGTCGCGCAAGGGGACCTGACCGTCGATCTTGCCGCATTCCAGGCCCGCTGGCAGGGCAAGCCGATCTCGCTGATGCCCAACGAACTGCGCCTGCTGCGTTACTTCATCGAGCATCCCGGCCGTGTCTTCACCCGCACGCAGCTCATCGCCGCGCTCGGCAAGCAGGAACCGCCGGTGGACGAACGCACCGTCGATGTCTGGATCGGACGCCTGCGCCGGGCCCTCAAGGGCGTGGGCGCAGGCAATCCTTTGCGCACGGTGCGCTCGCTCGGCTACGTCTTCGATACGCTCTGA